One Oreochromis niloticus isolate F11D_XX linkage group LG16, O_niloticus_UMD_NMBU, whole genome shotgun sequence genomic window carries:
- the lims2 gene encoding LIM and senescent cell antigen-like-containing domain protein 2 isoform X2: protein MDMNGRGMPPSIPEDGEAVHHGPHSEMNGYHQRLQGGGGDGAEDEVPVSKSQRRKSDVKVYKEFCDFYARYNMANALANAMCERCKSGFDPVEKIVNSNGELYHEQCFVCAQCFQQFPEGLFYEFEGRKYCEHDFQMLFAPCCHQCGEFIIGRVIKAMNNSWHPDCFCCDICQAVLADVGFVKNAGRHLCRPCHNREKARGLGKYICQKCHAIIEEQPLLFKNDPYHPDHFNCNNCGKELTADARELKGELYCLPCHDKMGVPICGACRRPIEGRVVNAMGKQWHVEHFVCAKCEKPFLGHRHYERKGLAYCETHYNQLFGDVCYHCNRVIEGDVVSALNKAWCVNCFACSTCNTKLTLKNKFVEFDMKPVCKKCYEKFPLELKKRLKKLSETVARK, encoded by the exons ATGGATATGAACGGACGTGGAATGCCTCCATCGATACCTGAGGATGGAGAAGCCGTACACCATGGTCCTCACAGCGAGATGAACGGCTACCATCAGAGGCTTCAGGGCGGTGGAGGAGATGGAGCAGAGGATGAGGTCCCCGTGTCCAAATCACAGAGGCGGAAAAGTGATGTGAAAGTCTACAAGgagttttgtgatttttatgctCGCTA CAACATGGCCAATGCACTGGCCAATGCCATGTGTGAGCGCTGCAAGAGTGGCTTTGACCCAGTAGAGAAGATAGTGAACAGCAACGGGGAACTGTACCATGAACAGTGCTTCGTGTGTGCCCAGTGTTTCCAGCAGTTCCCAGAGGGGCTCTTCTATGAG TTTGAAGGCAGGAAGTACTGTGAGCATGACTTCCAGATGCTGTTTGCACCTTGCTGCCACCAGTGTG gtGAGTTCATTATTGGCCGTGTGATCAAGGCAATGAACAACAGTTGGCATCCAGACTGTTTCTGCTGTGATATCTGCCAGGCTGTGCTCGCAGATGTTGGATTTGTTAAGAATGCTGGAAG GCATCTGTGCCGTCCATGTCACAACAGAGAGAAAGCTCGGGGCCTCGGCAAGTACATCTGTCAGAAGTGCCACGCCATTATTGAGGAGCAGCCTCTGCTCTTCAAGAACGACCCCTACCACCCTGATCACTTCAACTGCAACAACTGCGG taAGGAGCTGACAGCTGATGCAAGGGAGCTGAAGGGGGAGCTCTACTGTCTACCCTGCCACGACAAGATGGGCGTCCCGATCTGTGGAGCCTGTAGGAGACCCATTGAAGGCCGTGTGGTTAATGCAATGGGCAAGCAGTGGCATGTGGAG CATTTTGTGTGTGCTAAGTGTGAGAAACCTTTCCTGGGACACCGTCACTACGAACGCAAGGGCCTGGCCTACTGCGAAACGCACTACaaccag CTGTTTGGGGATGTTTGCTACCACTGCAATCGTGTTATTGAAGGCGATG tggtGTCTGCTCTTAACAAGGCGTGGTGTGTCAACTGTTTTGCCTGCTCTACTTGCAACACCAAGCTCACCCTGAA GAACAAGTTTGTGGAGTTTGACATGAAGCCGGTGTGTAAGAAGTGCTATGAGAAGTTCCCTCTGGAGCTGAAGAAGAGACTGAAAAAGCTGTCTGAAACTGTTGCAAGGAAGTAA
- the lims2 gene encoding LIM and senescent cell antigen-like-containing domain protein 2 isoform X1: MDMNGRGMPPSIPEDGEAVHHGPHSEMNGYHQRLQGGGGDGAEDEVPVSKSQRRKSDVKVYKEFCDFYARYNMANALANAMCERCKSGFDPVEKIVNSNGELYHEQCFVCAQCFQQFPEGLFYEFEGRKYCEHDFQMLFAPCCHQCGEFIIGRVIKAMNNSWHPDCFCCDICQAVLADVGFVKNAGRHLCRPCHNREKARGLGKYICQKCHAIIEEQPLLFKNDPYHPDHFNCNNCGKELTADARELKGELYCLPCHDKMGVPICGACRRPIEGRVVNAMGKQWHVEHFVCAKCEKPFLGHRHYERKGLAYCETHYNQLFGDVCYHCNRVIEGDVVSALNKAWCVNCFACSTCNTKLTLKDKFVEVDLKPVCKHCYERLPDDMKRRLAKRERDSKEKKKKLIPMCL, from the exons ATGGATATGAACGGACGTGGAATGCCTCCATCGATACCTGAGGATGGAGAAGCCGTACACCATGGTCCTCACAGCGAGATGAACGGCTACCATCAGAGGCTTCAGGGCGGTGGAGGAGATGGAGCAGAGGATGAGGTCCCCGTGTCCAAATCACAGAGGCGGAAAAGTGATGTGAAAGTCTACAAGgagttttgtgatttttatgctCGCTA CAACATGGCCAATGCACTGGCCAATGCCATGTGTGAGCGCTGCAAGAGTGGCTTTGACCCAGTAGAGAAGATAGTGAACAGCAACGGGGAACTGTACCATGAACAGTGCTTCGTGTGTGCCCAGTGTTTCCAGCAGTTCCCAGAGGGGCTCTTCTATGAG TTTGAAGGCAGGAAGTACTGTGAGCATGACTTCCAGATGCTGTTTGCACCTTGCTGCCACCAGTGTG gtGAGTTCATTATTGGCCGTGTGATCAAGGCAATGAACAACAGTTGGCATCCAGACTGTTTCTGCTGTGATATCTGCCAGGCTGTGCTCGCAGATGTTGGATTTGTTAAGAATGCTGGAAG GCATCTGTGCCGTCCATGTCACAACAGAGAGAAAGCTCGGGGCCTCGGCAAGTACATCTGTCAGAAGTGCCACGCCATTATTGAGGAGCAGCCTCTGCTCTTCAAGAACGACCCCTACCACCCTGATCACTTCAACTGCAACAACTGCGG taAGGAGCTGACAGCTGATGCAAGGGAGCTGAAGGGGGAGCTCTACTGTCTACCCTGCCACGACAAGATGGGCGTCCCGATCTGTGGAGCCTGTAGGAGACCCATTGAAGGCCGTGTGGTTAATGCAATGGGCAAGCAGTGGCATGTGGAG CATTTTGTGTGTGCTAAGTGTGAGAAACCTTTCCTGGGACACCGTCACTACGAACGCAAGGGCCTGGCCTACTGCGAAACGCACTACaaccag CTGTTTGGGGATGTTTGCTACCACTGCAATCGTGTTATTGAAGGCGATG tggtGTCTGCTCTTAACAAGGCGTGGTGTGTCAACTGTTTTGCCTGCTCTACTTGCAACACCAAGCTCACCCTGAA GGATAAGTTTGTGGAGGTGGATCTGAAGCCGGTGTGCAAACACTGCTATGAGCGCCTCCCTGATGACATGAAACGTCGGCTGGCCAAGCGAGAACGTGACtcaaaagagaagaagaagaaattgatACCCATGTGTCTGTGa
- the lims2 gene encoding LIM and senescent cell antigen-like-containing domain protein 2 isoform X3 — MNSLRLKELSNSDLYRRRKEKPDNGNVSESLAWDSYSNMANALANAMCERCKSGFDPVEKIVNSNGELYHEQCFVCAQCFQQFPEGLFYEFEGRKYCEHDFQMLFAPCCHQCGEFIIGRVIKAMNNSWHPDCFCCDICQAVLADVGFVKNAGRHLCRPCHNREKARGLGKYICQKCHAIIEEQPLLFKNDPYHPDHFNCNNCGKELTADARELKGELYCLPCHDKMGVPICGACRRPIEGRVVNAMGKQWHVEHFVCAKCEKPFLGHRHYERKGLAYCETHYNQLFGDVCYHCNRVIEGDVVSALNKAWCVNCFACSTCNTKLTLKDKFVEVDLKPVCKHCYERLPDDMKRRLAKRERDSKEKKKKLIPMCL, encoded by the exons CAACATGGCCAATGCACTGGCCAATGCCATGTGTGAGCGCTGCAAGAGTGGCTTTGACCCAGTAGAGAAGATAGTGAACAGCAACGGGGAACTGTACCATGAACAGTGCTTCGTGTGTGCCCAGTGTTTCCAGCAGTTCCCAGAGGGGCTCTTCTATGAG TTTGAAGGCAGGAAGTACTGTGAGCATGACTTCCAGATGCTGTTTGCACCTTGCTGCCACCAGTGTG gtGAGTTCATTATTGGCCGTGTGATCAAGGCAATGAACAACAGTTGGCATCCAGACTGTTTCTGCTGTGATATCTGCCAGGCTGTGCTCGCAGATGTTGGATTTGTTAAGAATGCTGGAAG GCATCTGTGCCGTCCATGTCACAACAGAGAGAAAGCTCGGGGCCTCGGCAAGTACATCTGTCAGAAGTGCCACGCCATTATTGAGGAGCAGCCTCTGCTCTTCAAGAACGACCCCTACCACCCTGATCACTTCAACTGCAACAACTGCGG taAGGAGCTGACAGCTGATGCAAGGGAGCTGAAGGGGGAGCTCTACTGTCTACCCTGCCACGACAAGATGGGCGTCCCGATCTGTGGAGCCTGTAGGAGACCCATTGAAGGCCGTGTGGTTAATGCAATGGGCAAGCAGTGGCATGTGGAG CATTTTGTGTGTGCTAAGTGTGAGAAACCTTTCCTGGGACACCGTCACTACGAACGCAAGGGCCTGGCCTACTGCGAAACGCACTACaaccag CTGTTTGGGGATGTTTGCTACCACTGCAATCGTGTTATTGAAGGCGATG tggtGTCTGCTCTTAACAAGGCGTGGTGTGTCAACTGTTTTGCCTGCTCTACTTGCAACACCAAGCTCACCCTGAA GGATAAGTTTGTGGAGGTGGATCTGAAGCCGGTGTGCAAACACTGCTATGAGCGCCTCCCTGATGACATGAAACGTCGGCTGGCCAAGCGAGAACGTGACtcaaaagagaagaagaagaaattgatACCCATGTGTCTGTGa
- the lims2 gene encoding LIM and senescent cell antigen-like-containing domain protein 2 isoform X5: protein MANALANAMCERCKSGFDPVEKIVNSNGELYHEQCFVCAQCFQQFPEGLFYEFEGRKYCEHDFQMLFAPCCHQCGEFIIGRVIKAMNNSWHPDCFCCDICQAVLADVGFVKNAGRHLCRPCHNREKARGLGKYICQKCHAIIEEQPLLFKNDPYHPDHFNCNNCGKELTADARELKGELYCLPCHDKMGVPICGACRRPIEGRVVNAMGKQWHVEHFVCAKCEKPFLGHRHYERKGLAYCETHYNQLFGDVCYHCNRVIEGDVVSALNKAWCVNCFACSTCNTKLTLKDKFVEVDLKPVCKHCYERLPDDMKRRLAKRERDSKEKKKKLIPMCL from the exons ATGGCCAATGCACTGGCCAATGCCATGTGTGAGCGCTGCAAGAGTGGCTTTGACCCAGTAGAGAAGATAGTGAACAGCAACGGGGAACTGTACCATGAACAGTGCTTCGTGTGTGCCCAGTGTTTCCAGCAGTTCCCAGAGGGGCTCTTCTATGAG TTTGAAGGCAGGAAGTACTGTGAGCATGACTTCCAGATGCTGTTTGCACCTTGCTGCCACCAGTGTG gtGAGTTCATTATTGGCCGTGTGATCAAGGCAATGAACAACAGTTGGCATCCAGACTGTTTCTGCTGTGATATCTGCCAGGCTGTGCTCGCAGATGTTGGATTTGTTAAGAATGCTGGAAG GCATCTGTGCCGTCCATGTCACAACAGAGAGAAAGCTCGGGGCCTCGGCAAGTACATCTGTCAGAAGTGCCACGCCATTATTGAGGAGCAGCCTCTGCTCTTCAAGAACGACCCCTACCACCCTGATCACTTCAACTGCAACAACTGCGG taAGGAGCTGACAGCTGATGCAAGGGAGCTGAAGGGGGAGCTCTACTGTCTACCCTGCCACGACAAGATGGGCGTCCCGATCTGTGGAGCCTGTAGGAGACCCATTGAAGGCCGTGTGGTTAATGCAATGGGCAAGCAGTGGCATGTGGAG CATTTTGTGTGTGCTAAGTGTGAGAAACCTTTCCTGGGACACCGTCACTACGAACGCAAGGGCCTGGCCTACTGCGAAACGCACTACaaccag CTGTTTGGGGATGTTTGCTACCACTGCAATCGTGTTATTGAAGGCGATG tggtGTCTGCTCTTAACAAGGCGTGGTGTGTCAACTGTTTTGCCTGCTCTACTTGCAACACCAAGCTCACCCTGAA GGATAAGTTTGTGGAGGTGGATCTGAAGCCGGTGTGCAAACACTGCTATGAGCGCCTCCCTGATGACATGAAACGTCGGCTGGCCAAGCGAGAACGTGACtcaaaagagaagaagaagaaattgatACCCATGTGTCTGTGa
- the lims2 gene encoding LIM and senescent cell antigen-like-containing domain protein 2 isoform X4, protein MLGITEMTNGNMANALANAMCERCKSGFDPVEKIVNSNGELYHEQCFVCAQCFQQFPEGLFYEFEGRKYCEHDFQMLFAPCCHQCGEFIIGRVIKAMNNSWHPDCFCCDICQAVLADVGFVKNAGRHLCRPCHNREKARGLGKYICQKCHAIIEEQPLLFKNDPYHPDHFNCNNCGKELTADARELKGELYCLPCHDKMGVPICGACRRPIEGRVVNAMGKQWHVEHFVCAKCEKPFLGHRHYERKGLAYCETHYNQLFGDVCYHCNRVIEGDVVSALNKAWCVNCFACSTCNTKLTLKDKFVEVDLKPVCKHCYERLPDDMKRRLAKRERDSKEKKKKLIPMCL, encoded by the exons CAACATGGCCAATGCACTGGCCAATGCCATGTGTGAGCGCTGCAAGAGTGGCTTTGACCCAGTAGAGAAGATAGTGAACAGCAACGGGGAACTGTACCATGAACAGTGCTTCGTGTGTGCCCAGTGTTTCCAGCAGTTCCCAGAGGGGCTCTTCTATGAG TTTGAAGGCAGGAAGTACTGTGAGCATGACTTCCAGATGCTGTTTGCACCTTGCTGCCACCAGTGTG gtGAGTTCATTATTGGCCGTGTGATCAAGGCAATGAACAACAGTTGGCATCCAGACTGTTTCTGCTGTGATATCTGCCAGGCTGTGCTCGCAGATGTTGGATTTGTTAAGAATGCTGGAAG GCATCTGTGCCGTCCATGTCACAACAGAGAGAAAGCTCGGGGCCTCGGCAAGTACATCTGTCAGAAGTGCCACGCCATTATTGAGGAGCAGCCTCTGCTCTTCAAGAACGACCCCTACCACCCTGATCACTTCAACTGCAACAACTGCGG taAGGAGCTGACAGCTGATGCAAGGGAGCTGAAGGGGGAGCTCTACTGTCTACCCTGCCACGACAAGATGGGCGTCCCGATCTGTGGAGCCTGTAGGAGACCCATTGAAGGCCGTGTGGTTAATGCAATGGGCAAGCAGTGGCATGTGGAG CATTTTGTGTGTGCTAAGTGTGAGAAACCTTTCCTGGGACACCGTCACTACGAACGCAAGGGCCTGGCCTACTGCGAAACGCACTACaaccag CTGTTTGGGGATGTTTGCTACCACTGCAATCGTGTTATTGAAGGCGATG tggtGTCTGCTCTTAACAAGGCGTGGTGTGTCAACTGTTTTGCCTGCTCTACTTGCAACACCAAGCTCACCCTGAA GGATAAGTTTGTGGAGGTGGATCTGAAGCCGGTGTGCAAACACTGCTATGAGCGCCTCCCTGATGACATGAAACGTCGGCTGGCCAAGCGAGAACGTGACtcaaaagagaagaagaagaaattgatACCCATGTGTCTGTGa